The following coding sequences lie in one bacterium genomic window:
- a CDS encoding ABC transporter permease: MNPIITLRMAMRALNANALRTILSVTGIVIGVGCVVALMAIGEGQKRETMAIFERLGSNRVNVMASWGRRGGANIPNFRPIAFDWRDYQTLLSESRTIKEISPTNDTSGQVKYLNNVINARITGVIPAYFSAENFTLFEGRLITDEDVATAARVAVLGSKTSEDLFGTRSPVGEVIKINGKQFVVVGLLEEKGQFAWYNPDEQLVVPLTTLQKRLTGNKEIDEFVLKTWNLDDTTEAEREATEILSRLHNVPFGQEEDYIRVFNTGEMQKERERSAHVIKVFLSVVSGLTLFIGGVGIMNIMLVTVTERTREIGIRKALGATRANIIGQFLTETLLICLGGAIVGIGLGVLAAKGLGKLPEDVQFPVPIMQTEFIFLAAGVSVAVALVFGIFPAMRAASLDPIDALKYE; the protein is encoded by the coding sequence ATGAACCCGATAATCACATTGAGAATGGCAATGCGGGCGCTGAATGCGAACGCGTTGCGCACCATTCTTTCGGTTACGGGCATAGTCATTGGCGTGGGATGCGTCGTCGCGCTGATGGCGATCGGCGAGGGTCAGAAGCGGGAGACGATGGCGATATTCGAGCGGCTGGGGTCGAATCGCGTTAACGTAATGGCGTCTTGGGGCAGGCGGGGCGGCGCAAACATCCCGAATTTCCGGCCTATCGCGTTCGATTGGCGCGATTACCAGACTCTTTTGTCCGAATCGCGAACGATCAAGGAAATTTCCCCGACGAACGACACATCGGGTCAAGTCAAGTATTTGAACAACGTGATAAACGCGCGCATAACCGGCGTAATTCCGGCGTACTTTTCCGCCGAAAACTTCACCCTGTTCGAAGGCAGATTGATTACAGACGAGGACGTCGCCACCGCCGCGCGTGTGGCGGTTCTCGGAAGCAAAACCTCCGAAGATTTGTTCGGCACCCGCTCCCCAGTAGGCGAAGTTATAAAGATCAACGGCAAGCAGTTCGTAGTCGTCGGATTGCTCGAAGAAAAAGGGCAGTTCGCGTGGTACAACCCTGACGAGCAGCTCGTCGTCCCGCTCACTACGCTCCAGAAGCGGCTGACTGGCAACAAGGAAATAGACGAATTCGTGCTCAAAACCTGGAATCTGGACGACACAACCGAAGCCGAGCGCGAGGCGACGGAAATACTTTCCCGGCTGCACAATGTTCCATTCGGCCAGGAGGAGGACTACATCCGCGTTTTCAACACCGGCGAGATGCAGAAGGAGCGGGAGCGCTCGGCGCACGTCATCAAAGTGTTCCTGTCGGTCGTCAGCGGGCTGACGCTTTTCATCGGCGGCGTCGGCATCATGAATATCATGCTCGTCACAGTCACCGAGCGCACAAGGGAGATCGGCATACGAAAGGCGCTTGGCGCGACCCGCGCAAACATAATCGGCCAGTTCCTCACCGAGACGCTGCTCATCTGTCTAGGAGGCGCGATTGTCGGAATCGGCCTTGGCGTGCTCGCGGCGAAAGGGCTTGGCAAGCTTCCGGAGGACGTGCAGTTCCCGGTGCCGATAATGCAAACGGAGTTCATCTTCCTCGCCGCGGGAGTGTCTGTCGCGGTCGCGCTCGTGT